Genomic window (Nitrospira sp.):
ATCCGGGCCTTCCCAATATGTTCCAATTGAGCCGAGCCGTATACATCAACTGGTTGACGTCGAACCGCAGGTTCGCATTGATATTCCGCTGGGGAGGCGGACAACCTGCGGGCGAAGGAAAAGGAGGTTGCCCCGTCGTCCCTCCCGGACACCCCTCCGTCGGCTGCTCGCTGAAGAATCCCCCGAATCGGTTGAAGCTCGGCCCGGCGCCGTTGAAAATTCCGAAGTAATAATTGAGGGGGTACACTTCCTCATCGTTCATGAGAGTGATCCCGATATCCCGCCGATCCAAGCCGCTGGCGGTGAAGGCGTCCATCACCAACGCGCGTTCGGCAAATTGCATGGAGGCGGTGCTGTTGATCTGCGACCGATTGAAGAAGACCTTGTATTGACCGAACATCACATTGAAAAGGGGATAGTGGGTGCTCTGAAAGGCCAGGTCCAGAAGCCGGACGGATCCCGGCGTCTGCGAATTTTCAGCTGTCTCTCCAGACAGCTGAATGAGGTACTTGAAATCGGGATTGAACAAATGCCCCATGAAGTAGAGGCGCGCGCGCCGCACGTTGAACGAGGAGCCTTCGGCGTCCGACCGGTTGGCCCGGTAATCGCCGAACACTCCCAGCAGTTCTGGAAAATTCTTCGCGTCCCCCGGATCACGCCAGGCCTCGTTGCGAGCCCGTTGCGTGAACCGGAATTGGGCGCGGAAGCGGATCTTGAGAAAAAAGGCGTTATCGTTCATCGAGAAATTGAAACCGCGGTCGTACCAGATCTTTGAACTCGGTTGCAGGAGGTAGGCCCGTTCTTCCGACTCCCTTACCACTTGGGAGTACTCTTCCTGTGTGATGACTCCCTGCTTCACCGCCCGGTCGAGCAGGAGCTTGGTGGCCGGGTCCATACTCTCCACAAAAACATGCTTCCCATCCTTCTCCACCAACTTGCCGGTATCCGCCGCGAGCGCGGATCCCGCCCAAGTCATCAAGCCACAGACGATGATCAGAACCCGACGGGCCA
Coding sequences:
- a CDS encoding porin, whose translation is MARRVLIIVCGLMTWAGSALAADTGKLVEKDGKHVFVESMDPATKLLLDRAVKQGVITQEEYSQVVRESEERAYLLQPSSKIWYDRGFNFSMNDNAFFLKIRFRAQFRFTQRARNEAWRDPGDAKNFPELLGVFGDYRANRSDAEGSSFNVRRARLYFMGHLFNPDFKYLIQLSGETAENSQTPGSVRLLDLAFQSTHYPLFNVMFGQYKVFFNRSQINSTASMQFAERALVMDAFTASGLDRRDIGITLMNDEEVYPLNYYFGIFNGAGPSFNRFGGFFSEQPTEGCPGGTTGQPPFPSPAGCPPPQRNINANLRFDVNQLMYTARLNWNILGRPGYGEGDNAYSEKPQMALGGDISYNPAVNASSNSSYIGTDLANLNFRRQIAAFGNGRQLGWGVVDLLSYGVDAVFKYRGFSLQAEWYFKNIDRHEKGLPCMNTACTVTAPGLIGNATGWYVQSGYYVIPRYLEVAGRFAYWDPDTHSGGDLIYETDASLNWFLGGTYDHQIMITYSNIQMGTGGYAIGRSAPLPPQAGTVPLDARGGTLIENLIRVQYQIFF